The DNA segment GGACAAAGTGCAATCACATTTTCGGGGCAATCAGCGCCGCCATCAGCTAACCGTGTCAGGTGATGCACTTCTAGGTAAGGGCCTGACTTGGTCTCAAAAGGTGAGGGTACTCCACAACCTTCACAGATACCATTTGCCCTCTTTTTTGCGTAGAGCTTAATGGCTTCACTACGATACTTCACGTGAGTGAGTTGTTCTTTAGGGTCAGCTTGAAGTGGCGTTGAAGCTAAAGCGATGTCTCGTAATTGCTTCAAGGATTTACTTTTAGTTGGCTTCGTTAGATATGAAGCTTTTGGTGTTTGAATGGTATTGCTGACACTTTGTGGGACGATATCTAGATGGAAAACTATTGCATCACGAAGTTGATCGTTCTTGTCGGGGCGTTGCTCAATGTGATGACAGATGTAGTTGCAAACTCCGACGAATCTAACAAAACCAGTTGAGACAGATTCAAACAAGAGAATCTCTTTAAGGTTGTTTTGGTGTTTAAAGATGGCCAAGTTTCCTTTAACCATTTTCATATCACCTTCTTGGCCTTCTCCTGTATATCGGAAAGTGCCGTCTGCACTAAAACCATCAGAGTAGCCAAATTCTTCACCAGCATCGCTAGTGAAGATAAATACATATGGGTGGGCTGCAGGCGTAGCTATACCACCATATTGCTGACCTTTGTAGCGACCGTGTATATCTGTGCGTCGATTGTAAACCTGTCCTACGTTGAACAATGGAGAGTCCTCGTTTCAATTCTAATTATTATTGATATTTTTATAATTTAAATTTGATTTAAAGTTCAAATATAACAGTGGTTTAGGTTAAAATATGCAAGTGAATTTTTGAGTGTGAAAAGGTATCGAATCGGTCACGTTTCTAAAGAGGCAAGCCTGCGGGACTCATGCAGGCTTGGTGTTTATTTAATGTTTTACCACTACAATGCCGGATAATCGGTATAGCCTTTTTCGTTGCCGCCGAACAGAGTGGCGCCATCAAGATCGGATAGTTCACTGCCGCTTTGTAAGCGTGATACGAGATCTGGGTTTGCTACAAATGGGCGACCAAATGCGACAAGGTCAGCGTAGCCTTTGCTTAACACTTCTTCGGCGCGTTCTGGTGTGTAGCTGCCAGCGACGATGATTGTGTTGGAGAATAGTTCTCTTAGCTCTACACGGAAGCTTTCAGGTATCACAGGTGCGTCATCCCAATCGGCTTCTGATAGATGCAGATAAGCGATATTACGAGCTTGCAGTTCCTTTGACGCTTCTAAAATCGTTGGCACGATGTCTGGGCAGTTCATGTCTTTGAAGGTGATGAACGGAGCTAAACGAACGCCCACCTTATCGGCACCAATTGCATCAATCACTGCATCCACCACTTCGATTAGAAAGCGAAGTCGGTTCTCACGACTGCCACCATAGTTGTCGGTACGCTTGTTTGAGTTGGTTCTTAGGAACTGGTCAATCAGGTAACCATTGCCGCCATGGATTTCCACGCCATTGAACCCTGCCTCGACCGCTTTTTTTGCTGATTCAGCAAAATCTTGAACCACACGATCAATATCGGCTTGGGTCATTTCTCTTGGTTGGATGCAATCCACCATGTTGCCGTTTCCATTCTCATCAGAGATCCAAACCTGAGTTTCTACCGGAGCCAGTGCCGAAGGCGCGATTGGTAGTTCACCTTTTTGGAAGGTTGGATGAGACACGCGCCCCACATGCCATAGTTGGCAGAATATCGCTGCGCCTTGTTCTTTAGCGGCAGAGGTGACACCTTGCCAACCTTCCACTTGTTCGCTTGTGTAAACGCCGGGTGTGAATGAGTACCCTTGAGAGTCATCTGAGATTTGTGTCGCTTCAGTGATGATGAGTCCTGCACTTGCTCGTTGTTGGTAGTAAGTCGCCATCATTTCATTTGGCACGTTTCCAGGCTGGCTTGTACGAGCGCGCGTCATGGGAGCCATAACCACACGGTTTTGTAGTTCTAGATCTTTGAGTTCTGCTGTTTCGAATAATTTGCTCATGGTATTTACCTTGTGTCGGTCATGTGTTGATTGATTTAGCGTGCGGTGGTCATTACTTCGATTCCGCAGGGCTGAAGATAGAGTCGTTTTGTGGCTTTTCAGCTCGGTTGGCTTTCGTAATAAGCAGCAACCCAATCACAGGGACAACAACGGCCGCGAATGGAATCATGCCTGCGCCTAGTTGGCTGTCGAGTACCATGCCGCCTAGGAAACCACCGAAAGCATTGGCTAAATTAAAGGCTGAGATATTCGCGGTTGCTGCTAGTTCTTGGCCTTCGCCACCGTGGTTCATTACTCGAAGCTGCATAGCAGGAACGTTCGCAAATGATGCAATACCAAAGACAAATGCAGCTGCAACGAAGAGGATTTTGTTGTCTACCACAAGGCCAACCACCACCAATGACACGATCATTGCGACAGCCCAAAACATTGAAGCTTTGCCTAGGTTTTTATCTGAAGAGCGTCCGCCCAAGGTGTTACCGATGATTAAGCCGACACCAACAATCACTAAGATCCAAGTTACTGATTCTTGACCGTAACCCGTGATGTGCATGGCGATTGGCGCAAGGTAGCCGTAAAGCGTCATGAAGCCAGACCAAGCAAAAGCGGTGATTGCTAAGCTGATCAGTAACATTGGATTTTTGAACGCTAGAAGCTGAGTTTTGATGTCCTTCGCTTCACTGTGACCGGTCGATTTAATCGAAGTCAGAAT comes from the Vibrio splendidus genome and includes:
- a CDS encoding HNH endonuclease; this encodes MFNVGQVYNRRTDIHGRYKGQQYGGIATPAAHPYVFIFTSDAGEEFGYSDGFSADGTFRYTGEGQEGDMKMVKGNLAIFKHQNNLKEILLFESVSTGFVRFVGVCNYICHHIEQRPDKNDQLRDAIVFHLDIVPQSVSNTIQTPKASYLTKPTKSKSLKQLRDIALASTPLQADPKEQLTHVKYRSEAIKLYAKKRANGICEGCGVPSPFETKSGPYLEVHHLTRLADGGADCPENVIALCPTCHREAHYSVGAADFNAKLIEKALKIEEQLL
- a CDS encoding alkene reductase — translated: MSKLFETAELKDLELQNRVVMAPMTRARTSQPGNVPNEMMATYYQQRASAGLIITEATQISDDSQGYSFTPGVYTSEQVEGWQGVTSAAKEQGAAIFCQLWHVGRVSHPTFQKGELPIAPSALAPVETQVWISDENGNGNMVDCIQPREMTQADIDRVVQDFAESAKKAVEAGFNGVEIHGGNGYLIDQFLRTNSNKRTDNYGGSRENRLRFLIEVVDAVIDAIGADKVGVRLAPFITFKDMNCPDIVPTILEASKELQARNIAYLHLSEADWDDAPVIPESFRVELRELFSNTIIVAGSYTPERAEEVLSKGYADLVAFGRPFVANPDLVSRLQSGSELSDLDGATLFGGNEKGYTDYPAL
- a CDS encoding MFS transporter; the protein is MKQETVNQETIHKETTHKEKIPFQVWILTLAAFAIGTAEFVIAGILPQIATSLSITEGQAGYLISAYALAIVIGGPILTIYLARFNKKMVLIGLMALFIIGNVLSALAPSYPLLLASRVIAGLVQGPFYGIGAVVATNLVSEKMAGRAVGQMFAGLTLANVLGVPAGTWVSLQFGWHTTFFTVAALGTIAMLAILTSIKSTGHSEAKDIKTQLLAFKNPMLLISLAITAFAWSGFMTLYGYLAPIAMHITGYGQESVTWILVIVGVGLIIGNTLGGRSSDKNLGKASMFWAVAMIVSLVVVGLVVDNKILFVAAAFVFGIASFANVPAMQLRVMNHGGEGQELAATANISAFNLANAFGGFLGGMVLDSQLGAGMIPFAAVVVPVIGLLLITKANRAEKPQNDSIFSPAESK